The Phycisphaeraceae bacterium genome has a window encoding:
- a CDS encoding NifU N-terminal domain-containing protein, translating to MPFTIVRYETTPNPNALKCILDRPISAGPRSFLNATMAAGDPLAAALFREAPITTILMNGGWMTINKRPDVEWRSVKPKVERVLAAAPAATPDAPVAASEH from the coding sequence ATGCCCTTCACGATCGTCCGCTACGAGACCACGCCCAACCCCAACGCGCTCAAGTGCATTCTGGACCGGCCCATCAGCGCCGGGCCGCGCAGCTTTCTGAACGCGACGATGGCGGCGGGCGACCCGCTCGCGGCGGCGCTGTTCCGCGAGGCGCCCATCACCACCATCCTGATGAACGGCGGGTGGATGACGATCAACAAGAGGCCCGATGTGGAGTGGCGCTCGGTCAAGCCGAAGGTCGAGCGCGTGCTGGCCGCTGCTCCGGCGGCGACGCCGGATGCGCCGGTCGCCGCGTCGGAGCATTGA